One Thermofilum sp. genomic window carries:
- a CDS encoding ABC transporter ATP-binding protein — MAMMWHGIGRLDEAKPEAPAREVIARMLPLLKPYAKYFAIIAAASLVRLLVNLAMPVITGGVVDAALAGDLGRVAALSLLFLGGALLLWVSGAVRVYFSTLAGQSFVRDLRDRLFRTLLGARVEQLRSEVTGKIVSRVMNDVDVISETFTQGIVEFFTDVLIMSGALAIMFLLSFELSLAVLPLILGVFAASYYFARRARAAFTRARRMIAEVAARVEQDASGAAVVKTFVHRRGAREAEFEQASRAFMESNVEATRVVSALFPTLSVIRVAGLAVIIYYGGFLLSQGRITAGTLVAFFGYLNMFFGPLQMLAMFVNMFQSVLVSAERVTKLLSLEQEKSGSRKPPVEGHFKVEDVVFWYEESVPVLKGVSIEAKPGEMVAVVGPTGSGKTTLAKLLLRFYEPKRGRILLDGTPLEEYDLEYLRSVVAYVPQEPSAISGRVIDNITASRKASREEVERLIDTLGVRSIVQSIPGGLDGEVVEEGKNLSKGQRQLLSLLRAIISQPRVLVLDEATSNIDVATEHSIYRELQRIIRERNITLLVIAHRLSAVRNADRIYVMENGEIVEVGKHDELIARKGLYYRLWNAQASSFAEALAQAVQRARHR, encoded by the coding sequence ATGGCGATGATGTGGCACGGTATCGGCAGGCTGGACGAGGCGAAGCCTGAAGCTCCCGCGCGCGAAGTCATAGCGAGGATGCTCCCGCTCCTCAAGCCTTACGCGAAGTACTTCGCGATCATCGCGGCGGCGTCGCTAGTGAGGCTGCTGGTAAACCTCGCGATGCCGGTGATCACGGGCGGTGTGGTCGACGCTGCGCTCGCCGGGGACCTGGGGCGCGTCGCCGCGCTGTCTCTACTGTTCCTGGGCGGAGCCCTCCTTCTCTGGGTTTCGGGGGCTGTCCGCGTCTACTTCTCCACTCTCGCGGGCCAGAGCTTCGTGAGGGATTTGAGGGATAGGCTTTTCCGCACGCTCCTCGGGGCGAGAGTTGAGCAGCTCCGGAGCGAAGTCACGGGCAAGATTGTCTCGCGAGTGATGAACGACGTGGACGTGATTTCCGAGACGTTCACGCAAGGCATTGTAGAGTTCTTCACAGATGTCTTGATCATGTCCGGCGCACTAGCAATCATGTTCCTGCTTAGCTTCGAGCTCTCGCTCGCAGTGCTACCCCTCATCCTCGGGGTTTTCGCAGCTAGCTATTACTTCGCCCGCAGAGCTAGAGCTGCGTTCACCCGAGCGAGGAGGATGATCGCGGAGGTCGCGGCGAGAGTGGAGCAGGACGCCTCCGGTGCCGCTGTGGTGAAGACTTTCGTGCACAGGAGGGGGGCTAGGGAGGCGGAGTTCGAGCAAGCTAGCAGAGCCTTCATGGAGAGCAACGTGGAAGCGACGAGGGTGGTTTCCGCGCTCTTCCCAACGCTCTCGGTCATCCGCGTGGCGGGGCTCGCCGTAATAATATACTACGGCGGCTTCCTCCTCTCGCAAGGCAGGATCACTGCAGGTACGCTTGTAGCGTTCTTCGGGTACTTGAACATGTTCTTCGGGCCTCTCCAGATGCTCGCAATGTTCGTGAACATGTTCCAGTCCGTCCTCGTCTCGGCGGAGAGGGTGACTAAGCTCCTGTCCCTAGAGCAGGAGAAGAGCGGGAGCCGGAAACCCCCCGTCGAGGGGCACTTCAAAGTGGAGGACGTGGTCTTCTGGTACGAAGAGAGCGTCCCCGTGCTCAAGGGAGTAAGCATCGAAGCGAAGCCCGGCGAAATGGTCGCGGTGGTCGGGCCCACAGGCAGCGGGAAGACAACTCTGGCGAAGCTACTGCTCCGCTTCTACGAGCCCAAGCGGGGGAGGATCCTGCTCGACGGCACACCTCTGGAGGAGTACGACCTCGAGTACCTCCGCAGCGTAGTCGCCTACGTCCCGCAGGAGCCCTCAGCGATCTCAGGCCGCGTGATCGACAACATCACCGCCAGCAGGAAGGCGTCAAGGGAGGAGGTTGAGAGGCTCATCGACACTCTCGGCGTGAGGAGCATCGTGCAGAGTATACCTGGAGGCCTGGACGGAGAGGTGGTGGAGGAGGGGAAGAACCTCTCGAAAGGCCAGCGGCAGCTGCTCTCGCTCCTGAGAGCAATCATCTCGCAGCCCCGCGTCCTCGTGCTCGACGAGGCGACCAGCAACATCGATGTAGCCACCGAGCACAGCATCTACAGGGAGCTGCAGAGGATCATCCGCGAGAGGAACATCACCCTGCTCGTCATCGCGCACCGGCTGTCCGCGGTGAGGAACGCGGACCGCATATACGTGATGGAGAACGGCGAGATCGTCGAGGTGGGTAAGCACGACGAGCTCATCGCCAGGAAAGGGCTCTACTACCGCCTCTGGAACGCTCAGGCTTCAAGCTTCGCGGAAGCTCTCGCTCAAGCCGTTCAGAGAGCCCGCCACCGCTAA
- a CDS encoding ABC transporter ATP-binding protein — MDLRTLVSYALQHRRELVIAVTASLLAAVAGMYAPLVAKQAVDYAISARWEDLPALLAVFIVLTVLQGAFGYLQGVNARKLSELVAFDLRVELYRKLHDLSLSIIHRQGAGGLVARVTGDVEQVKSFFEQLATFLGGVVLVAFSVFAMLTLDVQLTLLTVGILAVLPVLPRKLAKRIRSFFDISRERYARMSTILQETLVSIIPIRAVNASKYMLDRFSEHNQAFREALVSAGKLRAILWPTLNFVNNLATLFILLVGGWKIAQGQLSVGSLTALTMYTSMISWPITQLGFVIVSMERARVALSRVNEVLSMKPDVEEAEDAAELVVSSGRVEFRDVWFSYDGSGYVLKGLSFEVKPGEIVAITGPPGCGKSTLASLLIRLADPQRGSILVDGQDIRKVKLESLRRNITLVHQDVYLFPDTIRNNIAFARPDATDEEVVRAAKLAHIHDFIASLPQGYDTLVGERGVTLSGGQRQRVALARALLANPRIIILDDTTSEVDAETEKAIYEALTKNLKGKTMIVITQRPSTMALADRVLVMDEGRIVAELKPSVEVVQVWR; from the coding sequence GTGGATCTAAGAACTCTGGTAAGTTACGCGCTCCAGCACCGCCGCGAGCTAGTTATCGCAGTTACAGCGTCTCTGCTCGCAGCTGTCGCGGGCATGTACGCGCCCCTGGTGGCCAAGCAAGCTGTAGACTACGCGATCTCTGCGCGCTGGGAAGACCTCCCGGCGCTGCTCGCCGTCTTCATAGTCTTGACGGTGCTGCAGGGTGCTTTCGGGTACCTTCAGGGCGTGAACGCGAGGAAGCTATCCGAGCTGGTAGCTTTCGACCTAAGAGTGGAGCTTTACAGGAAGCTCCACGACCTCTCGCTCTCGATCATCCACAGGCAGGGGGCCGGGGGCCTCGTCGCGAGGGTCACGGGGGATGTCGAGCAGGTGAAGAGCTTCTTCGAGCAGCTGGCCACCTTCCTCGGGGGAGTCGTGCTGGTAGCGTTCTCGGTTTTCGCGATGCTCACGCTGGATGTCCAGCTGACGCTCCTGACCGTCGGGATTCTCGCGGTTCTCCCCGTTCTTCCCCGGAAGCTCGCCAAGCGGATAAGGAGCTTCTTCGACATCTCTAGAGAGAGGTATGCGCGCATGTCCACGATACTCCAGGAGACCCTTGTCTCCATAATCCCGATACGCGCGGTGAACGCCTCCAAGTACATGCTTGACCGTTTCTCGGAGCACAACCAGGCTTTCCGCGAAGCCCTGGTGAGCGCCGGGAAGCTGCGCGCTATTCTGTGGCCTACGCTGAACTTTGTCAACAACCTTGCGACGCTTTTCATCCTGCTCGTAGGCGGATGGAAGATCGCGCAGGGACAGCTCTCGGTCGGCAGCCTCACGGCGCTGACAATGTACACTAGCATGATCTCCTGGCCGATCACGCAGCTCGGCTTCGTCATCGTGAGCATGGAGAGGGCTCGGGTTGCTCTCTCGCGAGTGAACGAGGTGCTGAGCATGAAGCCTGACGTCGAGGAGGCGGAGGATGCTGCAGAGCTGGTGGTGAGCAGCGGGAGGGTGGAGTTCCGGGATGTGTGGTTCAGCTACGATGGCAGCGGCTACGTCCTCAAGGGTTTGAGCTTCGAGGTGAAGCCCGGCGAGATAGTTGCGATCACGGGGCCCCCGGGCTGCGGGAAGAGTACTCTCGCATCTCTTCTCATTCGGCTAGCAGACCCGCAGAGGGGCTCGATACTAGTGGATGGGCAGGACATCAGGAAGGTGAAGCTGGAGTCGCTTAGGAGGAATATCACCCTAGTTCACCAGGACGTCTACCTCTTCCCGGACACGATAAGGAACAATATCGCGTTTGCGAGGCCGGACGCCACCGACGAGGAGGTGGTTCGAGCTGCTAAGCTTGCGCACATACACGACTTCATCGCTAGCTTACCGCAAGGCTACGACACTCTCGTGGGCGAGAGGGGAGTGACGCTGAGCGGAGGGCAGAGGCAGAGGGTAGCGCTCGCGAGAGCTCTCCTCGCTAACCCGAGGATCATCATTCTCGACGACACCACGTCGGAGGTGGACGCCGAGACGGAGAAAGCGATCTACGAGGCGCTCACCAAGAACCTGAAGGGCAAAACGATGATCGTGATCACGCAGAGACCCAGCACTATGGCTCTCGCCGACCGTGTGCTGGTCATGGACGAAGGAAGGATCGTAGCTGAGCTGAAACCGAGCGTGGAGGTGGTGCAGGTATGGCGATGA
- a CDS encoding ABC transporter ATP-binding protein, translating into MSDGLVVLDGVWKVYGKPPHHVEAVRDVSLRVEEGEFLAIVGPSGSGKSTLLHLIGGLDRPTRGRIAVAGRDLTSITSDRELSKYRNEFVGFVFQMFYLVPRLKVIENVELPLVKRGVPPGERRKRALEALALVGLEGAAGKYPTQLSGGEQQRVAIARAIVGQPRLLLADEPTGNLDAANSKIVMDLFRRLNRELKMTVIMVTHNLELVWSCDRVARMHSGRLEDVYTPDRYEELLRSFIKRA; encoded by the coding sequence ATGAGTGACGGCCTAGTAGTTCTGGACGGCGTCTGGAAGGTCTACGGAAAGCCTCCCCACCACGTCGAAGCCGTGAGAGACGTGAGCCTCCGCGTAGAGGAGGGGGAGTTCCTGGCGATCGTGGGCCCGAGCGGGAGCGGGAAGAGCACGCTCCTCCACCTGATCGGCGGGCTCGACCGGCCGACCAGGGGGAGGATCGCCGTGGCCGGCAGGGATCTCACATCCATCACGAGCGACCGAGAGCTGAGCAAGTACCGGAACGAGTTCGTAGGCTTTGTCTTCCAGATGTTCTACCTCGTCCCCCGGCTGAAGGTTATCGAGAACGTTGAACTACCCCTGGTCAAGAGAGGCGTGCCGCCCGGAGAGCGCCGGAAGAGGGCGCTGGAGGCGCTAGCTCTCGTGGGTCTAGAGGGTGCTGCTGGCAAGTACCCGACTCAGCTCAGCGGTGGCGAGCAGCAGCGAGTAGCTATTGCGAGAGCGATCGTGGGGCAGCCTAGGCTGCTTCTAGCGGACGAGCCTACAGGAAACCTTGACGCGGCGAACAGCAAGATCGTCATGGATCTATTCCGGAGGCTTAACAGGGAGCTGAAGATGACTGTGATCATGGTTACCCACAACCTCGAGCTCGTCTGGAGCTGCGACCGGGTAGCCCGCATGCACTCAGGTAGACTCGAGGACGTTTACACCCCGGACAGGTACGAGGAGCTGCTTCGAAGCTTCATCAAGAGGGCTTAG
- a CDS encoding ABC transporter permease, with the protein MKAADYIYLATTSLIEKRGRAIGAVIGVMIAVIALSMALGIGESFQREFVEQLQRTVAANSIIVVGGAAGLTDIDIMYFKGVAGVRDAFGIAMAQGTIFTADGEKTVQIVAVDPAVLPLYLGVGDMTKAVEEGESEPRGMGVLVSHDLWADPGTGRKLLDIGSTLTIRLRGRSLQLIAVGLLKQIGSSGGMGHGVTFAAPSIYMSPDTFFAYVSPSRSYSAALVLVEDLSRLEEVTADIRAVSPPGSRVISAAAIVQQFVSLVGALQLFVGLISAVGMGVTALWILDSTAISVIQRTKEIGILKALGYTGVDVLLLFVLEATVVSAIGVAAGLAVSLALSLAVKISAFGFEISPVLTPQTVAAAALLPLLANAIAAYVPSRRAAQLNPVEALRYE; encoded by the coding sequence GTGAAGGCAGCTGATTACATCTACCTCGCGACGACGAGCCTTATCGAGAAGAGAGGTAGAGCGATTGGTGCGGTAATCGGGGTAATGATAGCGGTTATCGCGCTGAGCATGGCGCTCGGGATCGGCGAGAGCTTCCAGAGAGAGTTCGTGGAGCAGCTTCAAAGGACTGTCGCCGCTAACAGCATCATAGTGGTTGGGGGTGCAGCCGGCTTAACCGACATCGACATCATGTACTTCAAGGGCGTAGCTGGGGTGAGGGATGCTTTCGGCATCGCGATGGCTCAGGGTACTATCTTCACAGCGGACGGCGAGAAGACGGTGCAGATCGTCGCAGTGGACCCTGCAGTGCTGCCACTCTACCTGGGCGTCGGCGACATGACGAAAGCTGTCGAGGAGGGCGAGAGCGAGCCGAGAGGCATGGGGGTTCTCGTCTCCCACGACCTCTGGGCAGATCCCGGCACTGGGAGGAAGCTGCTAGACATCGGCTCCACGCTCACCATCAGGTTGAGGGGAAGGAGCCTGCAGCTCATCGCCGTAGGGTTGCTGAAGCAGATCGGCTCCTCCGGGGGGATGGGGCACGGGGTGACGTTTGCGGCACCGAGTATCTACATGAGCCCGGACACCTTCTTCGCTTACGTTTCACCATCCCGGAGCTACTCGGCTGCGCTAGTCCTCGTCGAGGACCTCTCTAGGTTGGAGGAGGTCACGGCAGACATCAGAGCTGTGTCCCCGCCGGGCTCGAGGGTGATTTCCGCCGCGGCGATTGTGCAACAGTTCGTCTCCCTGGTCGGCGCTCTCCAGCTCTTCGTCGGCCTGATCTCGGCAGTCGGCATGGGTGTCACAGCTCTCTGGATCCTCGACAGCACCGCAATCAGCGTGATTCAGAGGACGAAGGAGATCGGCATCCTGAAAGCGCTTGGCTACACGGGGGTCGACGTGCTCCTCCTCTTCGTGCTCGAAGCGACTGTAGTCTCTGCGATCGGCGTCGCAGCCGGCCTGGCCGTGTCGCTAGCGCTCTCGCTGGCGGTCAAGATATCAGCGTTCGGCTTCGAGATCAGCCCAGTCCTCACACCGCAGACCGTCGCGGCAGCAGCGCTGCTGCCGCTGCTCGCGAACGCTATCGCTGCGTACGTGCCTTCGCGCCGTGCCGCTCAGCTGAACCCGGTTGAGGCGCTGCGCTATGAGTGA